The Manihot esculenta cultivar AM560-2 chromosome 1, M.esculenta_v8, whole genome shotgun sequence genome has a window encoding:
- the LOC110626661 gene encoding protein trichome birefringence-like 24 — protein sequence MKLILKLWSLNKHNHWLFKLGVAILLMGLAFRLFFYQSTILEPNLEDPFVDKSQVPNPPLSVDITEPPVAVDIPEPSVAVDIPNPPVAVDVAEPEDEEAPKHEVNPGKCDLFAGDWIPNPSGPIYTNASCPLIEGHQNCMRNGRPDSGYLFWRWKPRYCELPPFDPQRFLELMRNKAWALIGDSISRNHVQSLLCMLSSVEQAVEVYHDKEYKSKRWHFPSYNFTISNIWSPFLVEAAIFEDNDGVSTAEVQLQLDKLDENWTNLYQNLDYAIISTGKWFLKAAIYHEKGTVVGCHICPGKNFTEKGFVFAYEKALHYAMDFIATSKHKGLIFFRTSTPDHFDNGEWHNGGNCPKTTPAKEGEMELKDLNRILRDTELAEFEKASAKAAEKGVSLKLLDFTNLLVSRPDGHPGPYRQFYPFAKDKNATVQNDCLHWCLPGPIDYWNDVIMEMVVNS from the exons ATGAAGTTAATTTTGAAGCTATGGTCTCTTAACAAGCACAACCATTGGCTATTCAAGCTTGGAGTTGCCATTCTCTTGATGGGTCTTGCTTTTAGGCTTTTCTTCTATCAATCTACCATACTTGAACCCAATTTGGAGGACCCTTTTGTTGATAAATCGCAAGTGCCAAACCCACCTCTTTCTGTTGATATTACAGAGCCACCGGTTGCTGTTGATATTCCAGAGCCATCGGTTGCTGTTGATATTCCAAACCCACCTGTTGCAGTTGATGTGGCTGAACCTGAAGATGAGGAGGCGCCTAAACATG AAGTTAATCCAGGAAAGTGTGATCTTTTTGCTGGGGATTGGATTCCAAACCCGTCAGGCCCGATTTACACAAATGCTAGCTGCCCTTTGATTGAAGGTCACCAGAACTGTATGAGGAATGGTCGACCAGATTCAGGTTATTTATTCTGGAGGTGGAAGCCGCGATATTGTGAATTACCTCCATTTGATCCACAGAGATTTCTTGAATTAATGAGGAATAAAGCATGGGCATTGATTGGTGATTCAATATCTCGCAACCATGTGCAGTCATTGCTATGCATGCTGTCTTCA GTTGAGCAAGCAGTTGAAGTTTACCATGACAAGGAATACAAATCTAAAAGATGGCACTTTCCCTCTTACAACTTTACCATATCTAATATTTGGTCTCCTTTCCTTGTGGAAGCAGCAATCTTTGAAGATAATGATGGCGTTTCAACAGCTGAAGTTCAACTGCAGCTTGACAAACTTGATGAGAATTGGACAAATTTGTATCAGAATTTGGACTATGCCATTATCTCAACTGGAAAATGGTTCCTCAAGGCTGCAATATATCATGAGAAAGGCACAGTAGTAGGCTGCCATATCTGTCCCGGAAAGAACTTTACAGAGAAGGGATTTGTCTTTGCTTATGAGAAAGCCCTCCATTATGCAATGGACTTCATTGCAACTTCCAAACATAAAGGTTTGATCTTCTTTAGGACTTCAACTCCTGATCATTTTGATAATGGAGAATGGCATAATGGAGGGAATTGTCCAAAAACAACGCCTGCTAAAGAGGGTGAGATGGAATTGAAGGACTTGAACAGGATTCTGCGCGACACTGAATTAGCAGAATTCGAGAAGGCGTCTGCAAAAGCTGCTGAAAAAGGAGTAAGCCTTAAACTTCTCGACTTCACAAATCTTTTAGTATCAAGACCTGATGGGCATCCAGGTCCATACAGACAGTTCTATCCATTTGCTAAGGACAAAAACGCCACGGTTCAGAATGACTGTCTGCATTGGTGTTTGCCTGGGCCAATTGACTACTGGAATGACGTGATAATGGAGATGGTAGTTAACAGTTGA